A genomic segment from Sparus aurata chromosome 20, fSpaAur1.1, whole genome shotgun sequence encodes:
- the LOC115570824 gene encoding stonustoxin subunit alpha-like has protein sequence MASEKKASPFAGRSFTPGNVNQVKKEELLSFFVDLTMDSNTANNHLTLSEGNKKATNGALQKCPPNPERFDTYPQVMAKDGLNGIHYWEVDWSDTPDESVYVGVAYGSIDRKGSASEFGNNTVSWVIGQYADPSWSETKLRVWHDGLVSECSLPSGGCKSVGVFLDWPSGTLCFFTFSETQMIAFYRFQTKFTEPVFPCFWVGKSGNYVSLRPAS, from the exons ATGGCCTCAGAGAAGAAGGCATCACCTTTTGCAGGTCGATCTTTCACTCCGGGAAATGTCAATCAAGTGAAGAAAGAGGAACTCCTCTCAT tttttgttgaccTCACCATGGACTCAAACACTGCAAACAACCACCTCACGCTGTCTGAGGGAAACAAGAAGGCAACAAATGGAGCATTGCAGAAATGTCCTCCAAACCCAGAGAGGTTCGATACATATCCTCAAGTGATGGCCAAAGATGGTCTGAATGGGATCCATTACTGGGAGGTGGACTGGAGTGATACTCCTGACGAATCTGTGTATGTTGGTGTTGCATATGGTAGCATTGACAGAAAAGGGTCAGCATCTGAGTTTGGAAATAACACTGTGTCGTGGGTTATTGGCCAATATGCTGATCCTTCTTGGTCAGAGACCAAACTGAGGGTTTGGCATGATGGTTTAGTGTCGGAATGTTCTCTTCCTTCTGGTGGCTGCAAGAGTGTTGGGGTGTTTCTTGACTGGCCTAGTGGCACTCTGTGCTTCTTCACCTTCTCTGAAACCCAAATGATTGCCTTCTACCGCTTTCAAACCAAATTCACTGAGCCTGTGTTTCCATGCTTCTGGGTTGGGAAAAGTGGCAATTATGTGTCCTTGCGTCCAGCCAGCTAA